The Kineococcus radiotolerans SRS30216 = ATCC BAA-149 genomic interval GGCTGCAGTCGGAGCTGGCCTGTCCTTGGTCATCGAGGAAACGGCCCACCCCGGCGCCATCGGAGCTCGAACGGCTGCCTGGACTGTGACGTCGTCCTACTGCGTCTGCCTGTTGAGCTTGTGGGCGATGTACGTACGCCGCGCCGGATCGCGCGCCACTTCCGTCGTGCATCGGGTAGGCGTTCCCGTCACGGTCGTGCTCATGGTGCTCCTCACCAGTGTCGCCGCCACCGATCTACATGCCGGGGGGATAGTCCTACTGCTCGGAGCGGTTGCCGTCGCCCTCGTCAGTGTGAAGACCCGAGCCCGGCGGTGAATGCCAGCCACCAGGACTTCGGCGCAGTGGCTCAAAGAGCTACATGGGCCCGCCGGTCCGCTGGCCTAGGTCACCCGTGACGACCGGTCCTGTCCCCTCGCCGCCGTGATCCTGCGCGGCAGGCGGCTACAGCAACCTGATATCTCAACCTTCTGTGAAAGGTGCATTGCTCATGAGCAGCGATCTCACCGCTTCGGCTGTCAGACTCTTCGAGGTGCTCGAGCACGGCGATGACGTGTTGGCCTCATACCTGGTCCACCCCAACTTCTACAACCGGGAGGCTGCCCTCGCCCCTGCTGCCTGCTCCACCCCGGGGCCCGCCGGTGTGCTCGCGTCTTCAACCTGGATGCGCGCGGCCTTCAGCGACCTGCACTTCGACATCGGCGCCACCGCTCACGAGGGGAATCGCGTCTGGATTCGTCTGCGCATGCGGGGATTGCACACCGGACCCTTCGTGCGATACCGCGACGGCGAACTCGACCAGGCGATCCCCCCGACCGGGCGTGAGATCAACTTCGAGCAGATCCACGTTCTCACCATGCGACAGGGACTCGTGCTGGAGCACGAGGCGGTACGCGATGACATGACCATGCTCGCTCAACTGGGCGTATTTCCCCCTACCCCTGCTCTCGGCGCACGGATGCTGGCGTGGAAGGTCTCCGGCCGCGCAGCCCGCGCAGCGGAGCAGATCGCCCAGAAGGCAGCCGCCTCGGCCGCGGCCTTCGCCCACGACGTACCCGGGCCCCGTTCCGTGCCCGAGGCGGCCGTGGACCCCAGCGAGCGCTGATCTCCCCAGGCGGCGTTCCGCCCTACTCCTCACTGTCCTTCACCGGTCACGAACGAGGTTCGTCCATGACGAGCGCCCTTCCTCCGGCGGCCGACCACGCCCTTTCGTACACGCTGCGCGGCGATGGGCCAGGAGTCGTCCTCATCCACGGCACCGGCGGCAGCTTCGCTGACTGGAACGGCCTGCAGGACCCCCTCGCCAACGGGTTCACGGTCCTGACGCCAGACCCGCCCGGTTCGGGAGCGAGTCCGTTACCTCCTGGACCCCTGCAGCTGGATCGTGTCGCCGACCAGATCGCTGAGCTCGCGGCGGCGGCAGGTCTGCTGCGCTACGCAGTCGTGGGTGCCTCCTTGGGTGGCGCTGTGGCACTGCGGGTGGCGACCCGCCACCCGGAGCACGTCACGAGCGTGGTGACCGTCGCCGGCTACGCACGACCCCGACCCAGCCTGGCGATGAGGCTGGAGGTGTGGGCGGGGCTCGGCGAGGGGGACACCGCCGCGTTGGGCGCGTTCTTGACCAGCGCCTCCTTCTCTGACGCCTGGCTGGCCGCCTTGGACCCTGAGGCTCTGCATGAGGTGCGCCGATACGCGAGCGGTAGCTCCACCCCCGGCGCGAAGGCACAGCTGGACATGACCCGCCGCATCGACGTGCGCGCGGATCTTCCGCACGTCGCCGCCCCCACCCTGGTGGTCTCGTGCACCGAGGACATGTTCGTCTCTCCGGTGCACTCCGCGGAGCTGGCAGCAGGCATCCCCAGCGCACGAACCGGGACTCTGCCAACCGGGCACGCAGCGGCTATCGAAGACCCTCTGCGTCTGACCGTGCTGTTGGAGGAGTTCCTGGAGCAGCGCTGACGTCCGCCACATCACCATGGCGCCAGTCGGTGCGCCGGACACCGGACGCAACAGACACGTCACCTGACAGATGCGGCACGTCAGCAGCGCCGCGACGATCCCTAGATCACCAGGCGGGCCCTGACCTCCGCGGTTGCAGTGAACCGTGGTGGGTGAGGACGAACCGGGGCATGGTCAGCAGGCGCGGCACAGAGCAGGGGAGGAGAGCCGTCATGGATAGAACCGCAGGGCTGTCTCTGGCGAGCGCACCGGGGAGGTGGCTGGTGGCGGTCGCCGTCCTCGGAAGTGCCCTGGCGCAGGTGGAAGCCACGGTGGTGAACGTTGCGCTGCCCAGCATCGGGACCGGACTGGGGGCTGACGTCAGTCACCTGCAGTGGGTGCTCAACGCCTACCTGCTCACTCTGGCCTCACTGGTGCTCCTCGGCGGGTCGCTAGGGGACCGACTGGGACGCCGGCGGGTCTTCATCGTCGGGACGATGCTCTTCTGCGTAGCGTCGACTGTGTGCGCCCTGGCACCCGACCTGAGCGTCCTCATCGCAGC includes:
- a CDS encoding ester cyclase — its product is MSSDLTASAVRLFEVLEHGDDVLASYLVHPNFYNREAALAPAACSTPGPAGVLASSTWMRAAFSDLHFDIGATAHEGNRVWIRLRMRGLHTGPFVRYRDGELDQAIPPTGREINFEQIHVLTMRQGLVLEHEAVRDDMTMLAQLGVFPPTPALGARMLAWKVSGRAARAAEQIAQKAAASAAAFAHDVPGPRSVPEAAVDPSER
- a CDS encoding alpha/beta fold hydrolase, with the translated sequence MTSALPPAADHALSYTLRGDGPGVVLIHGTGGSFADWNGLQDPLANGFTVLTPDPPGSGASPLPPGPLQLDRVADQIAELAAAAGLLRYAVVGASLGGAVALRVATRHPEHVTSVVTVAGYARPRPSLAMRLEVWAGLGEGDTAALGAFLTSASFSDAWLAALDPEALHEVRRYASGSSTPGAKAQLDMTRRIDVRADLPHVAAPTLVVSCTEDMFVSPVHSAELAAGIPSARTGTLPTGHAAAIEDPLRLTVLLEEFLEQR